In the Acidovorax sp. A79 genome, one interval contains:
- the greA gene encoding transcription elongation factor GreA, protein MATIPITKRGAEKLKEELHRLKTVERPAVITAIAEARAQGDLSENADYDAAKDRQGFIEGRIQEIEGKLSVAQVIDPSAVDGGGKVVFGATVELEDEESGDTVKYQIVGEDEADLKQGLINISSPIARALIGKEEGDTAEVLAPGGVRRYEVVAVSYQ, encoded by the coding sequence ATGGCCACCATTCCGATTACCAAGCGCGGCGCTGAAAAGCTCAAGGAAGAGTTGCACCGCCTCAAGACCGTGGAACGGCCCGCGGTGATCACGGCGATCGCCGAAGCGCGTGCGCAGGGGGACCTCAGCGAAAACGCCGACTACGACGCCGCCAAGGACCGCCAGGGCTTCATCGAGGGCCGCATCCAGGAGATCGAGGGCAAGCTCTCGGTCGCGCAGGTCATCGATCCCAGCGCCGTCGACGGCGGCGGCAAGGTGGTCTTTGGCGCCACGGTCGAGCTGGAGGATGAAGAGTCTGGCGACACCGTGAAGTACCAGATCGTGGGCGAGGACGAGGCCGACCTGAAGCAGGGCCTGATCAATATCTCCAGCCCCATCGCCCGTGCGCTCATCGGCAAGGAAGAGGGCGATACCGCCGAAGTGCTGGCGCCCGGCGGCGTTCGCCGCTATGAGGTGGTGGCGGTCAGCTACCAGTGA
- the ftsH gene encoding ATP-dependent zinc metalloprotease FtsH produces MNNQWFSKIAVWLVIAMVLFTVFKQFDTRAGASAGHVGYSEFLEEVRSNRIKSATIQEGQGGTEIVAITNDDRKIRTTATYLDRGLVGDLINNNVKFDVKPREEGSLLMTLLVSWGPMLLLIGVWVYFMRQMQGGGKGGAFSFGKSKARMLDENNNQVTFADVAGCDEAKEEVKEVVDFLKDPQKFQKLGGRIPRGLLLVGPPGTGKTLLAKSIAGEAKVPFFSISGSDFVEMFVGVGAARVRDMFDNAKKNAPCIIFIDEIDAVGRQRGAGLGGGNDEREQTLNQMLVEMDGFETNLGVIVVAATNRPDILDAALLRPGRFDRQVYVTLPDIRGREQILNVHMRKIPIGQDVAPGIIARGTPGMSGADLANLCNEAALMAARRNARTVEMQDFEKAKDKILMGPERKSMVMPEEERRNTAYHESGHALIGKLLPKCDPVHKVTIIPRGRALGVTMSLPAQDRYSYDREYMLNQISMLFGGRIAEEVFMNQMTTGASNDFERATHIARDMVTRYGMTDALGPMVYAENEGEVFLGRSVTKTTTMSEQTMEKVDMEVRRIIDEQYNLARRLIEENSDKMHAMAKALLEWETIDTEQLDDIMAGKEPRPPKDWTPRTPPSGGDNSSGGTPAVATDTAPSAA; encoded by the coding sequence TTGAACAATCAGTGGTTTTCAAAAATTGCCGTGTGGCTGGTTATCGCCATGGTGCTGTTCACGGTGTTCAAACAGTTTGACACCCGTGCCGGCGCCAGCGCAGGCCACGTCGGCTACTCGGAATTCCTCGAGGAAGTCCGCAGCAACCGCATCAAGAGCGCAACCATCCAGGAAGGCCAGGGCGGCACCGAGATCGTGGCCATCACCAACGACGACCGAAAGATCCGCACCACCGCGACCTATCTGGACCGCGGCCTCGTGGGCGATCTCATCAACAACAACGTCAAGTTCGACGTCAAGCCCCGCGAAGAAGGCTCCCTGCTCATGACCCTGCTGGTCAGCTGGGGCCCCATGCTGCTGCTGATTGGCGTGTGGGTGTACTTCATGCGCCAGATGCAGGGCGGCGGCAAGGGCGGCGCCTTCAGCTTCGGCAAGAGCAAGGCGCGCATGCTCGACGAGAACAACAACCAGGTCACGTTCGCGGACGTGGCGGGCTGCGACGAAGCCAAGGAAGAAGTCAAGGAAGTCGTGGACTTCCTGAAAGACCCACAGAAGTTCCAGAAGCTGGGCGGCCGCATTCCGCGCGGCCTGCTGCTGGTGGGCCCTCCGGGCACCGGCAAGACCCTGCTGGCCAAGTCCATCGCGGGCGAAGCCAAGGTCCCGTTCTTCAGCATCTCGGGCTCCGATTTCGTGGAAATGTTCGTCGGCGTGGGCGCGGCCCGTGTGCGCGACATGTTCGACAACGCCAAGAAGAACGCCCCCTGCATCATCTTCATCGATGAAATCGACGCCGTGGGCCGCCAGCGCGGTGCCGGCCTCGGTGGTGGCAACGACGAGCGCGAGCAGACCCTGAACCAGATGCTGGTCGAGATGGACGGCTTCGAGACCAACCTGGGCGTGATCGTGGTGGCTGCCACCAACCGCCCCGACATCCTGGACGCCGCCCTGCTGCGCCCCGGCCGCTTCGACCGCCAGGTCTACGTGACGCTGCCCGACATCCGCGGCCGCGAGCAGATCCTGAACGTGCACATGCGCAAGATCCCGATCGGCCAGGACGTGGCCCCCGGCATCATCGCGCGCGGCACGCCCGGCATGAGCGGTGCCGACCTGGCGAACCTGTGCAACGAAGCCGCCCTGATGGCCGCCCGCCGCAATGCGCGCACGGTGGAGATGCAGGACTTCGAGAAGGCCAAGGACAAGATCCTCATGGGCCCCGAGCGCAAGAGCATGGTCATGCCCGAGGAAGAGCGCCGCAACACGGCCTACCACGAGTCCGGCCACGCGCTCATCGGCAAGCTGCTGCCCAAGTGCGACCCGGTGCACAAGGTCACCATCATTCCCCGTGGCCGTGCCCTGGGCGTGACGATGAGCCTGCCCGCACAGGACCGCTACAGCTATGACCGCGAATACATGCTCAACCAGATCAGCATGCTGTTCGGCGGCCGCATCGCCGAGGAAGTGTTCATGAACCAGATGACCACCGGCGCCAGCAACGACTTCGAGCGCGCCACGCACATCGCCCGCGACATGGTCACCCGCTACGGCATGACGGATGCGCTGGGCCCCATGGTCTATGCGGAAAACGAAGGCGAGGTGTTCCTGGGCCGCTCGGTCACCAAGACCACGACCATGAGCGAGCAGACCATGGAAAAGGTCGACATGGAAGTGCGCCGCATCATCGACGAGCAGTACAACCTCGCCCGCCGCCTGATCGAGGAGAACAGCGACAAGATGCACGCCATGGCCAAGGCCCTGCTCGAATGGGAGACCATCGATACCGAGCAATTGGACGACATCATGGCAGGCAAGGAGCCCCGTCCTCCGAAGGACTGGACGCCCCGCACGCCTCCCTCGGGCGGCGACAATTCCAGCGGCGGCACGCCCGCCGTGGCAACGGACACCGCGCCTTCGGCAGCCTGA
- a CDS encoding RlmE family RNA methyltransferase yields MKVKTQSKKVNKAWLNDHVNDTYVKLAQKEGYRARAAYKLKEIDEQLGLIKPGYTVVDLGSTPGAWSQYLRRRMSPSGAAAGQLNGTIIALDILPMEPIEGVTYLNGDFREAQVLERLEQALGGRAVDVVVSDMAPNLSGIGSADAARIAHLVELAVDFACNHLKPDGALVVKLFHGGGYSDLVTLFKQTFKVVKPLKPKASRDKSSETFLVGMGLKKAA; encoded by the coding sequence ATGAAAGTCAAAACCCAGAGCAAGAAGGTCAACAAGGCATGGTTGAACGACCACGTCAACGACACCTATGTCAAATTGGCCCAGAAAGAGGGATACCGCGCGCGCGCGGCCTACAAGCTCAAGGAGATCGACGAGCAGCTGGGCCTCATCAAGCCCGGCTACACGGTGGTGGACCTGGGCTCCACGCCCGGCGCATGGAGCCAGTACCTGCGCAGGCGCATGTCGCCCTCGGGTGCGGCGGCGGGGCAGCTCAATGGCACCATCATCGCCTTGGACATCCTGCCCATGGAGCCCATCGAGGGGGTGACCTACCTCAATGGCGATTTTCGCGAGGCGCAGGTGCTCGAGCGCCTGGAGCAGGCGCTCGGTGGCCGCGCGGTGGATGTCGTGGTGTCGGACATGGCGCCCAATCTTTCGGGCATCGGATCGGCCGATGCGGCCCGCATCGCCCACCTGGTGGAGCTGGCGGTGGATTTCGCTTGCAACCATTTGAAACCGGACGGTGCGCTGGTGGTCAAGCTCTTCCACGGCGGCGGGTACAGCGATCTGGTGACGCTGTTCAAGCAGACCTTCAAGGTGGTCAAGCCCTTGAAGCCCAAGGCGTCGCGCGACAAATCTTCGGAGACCTTCCTGGTGGGAATGGGCCTCAAAAAGGCCGCCTGA
- a CDS encoding glycosyltransferase — translation MKWGTKYGPEYVNRLYAMVRRHLRGDFRFVCLTDDSAGIRSEVQCLPIPALDLPPGIPERGWTKLATFSQDLHGLRGTALFLDVDVVITGSLDDFFTQPGEFLIIHDYKRPWRVTGNSSVYRFELGAHPDVLAHFRAHFAEIRAQFRNEQAYLSDFLHRQGKLQYWPAAWCPSFKYHGIPPWPTNYWRAPFVPPGARIVIFHGECNPPDALAGRRNRRFRYIRPASWVAEHWHE, via the coding sequence ATGAAGTGGGGCACGAAATACGGCCCCGAATATGTCAATCGGCTGTACGCGATGGTTCGGCGGCACCTGCGTGGTGACTTCCGCTTCGTCTGCCTGACCGACGACAGCGCCGGCATCCGCAGCGAAGTGCAGTGCTTGCCCATCCCCGCGCTCGATCTGCCACCCGGCATTCCCGAGCGGGGCTGGACCAAGCTGGCCACCTTCAGCCAGGACCTGCACGGGCTCCGCGGCACGGCCCTGTTCCTGGATGTGGACGTGGTCATCACCGGCAGCCTGGACGATTTTTTCACCCAGCCGGGCGAATTCCTGATCATCCATGACTACAAGCGCCCCTGGCGCGTCACGGGCAATTCATCGGTCTACCGGTTCGAACTGGGGGCGCACCCTGACGTGCTGGCACACTTTCGCGCCCACTTCGCAGAAATCCGCGCGCAGTTCCGCAACGAACAGGCCTACCTGTCGGACTTTCTGCACCGGCAGGGCAAGCTGCAGTACTGGCCCGCAGCGTGGTGCCCGAGCTTCAAGTACCACGGCATACCGCCATGGCCCACCAACTACTGGCGCGCGCCGTTCGTGCCGCCCGGTGCGCGCATCGTGATCTTTCACGGGGAGTGCAATCCACCGGACGCACTGGCGGGACGGCGCAACCGCCGCTTTCGCTACATTCGCCCCGCCAGCTGGGTGGCGGAACACTGGCACGAGTAG
- a CDS encoding GNAT family N-acetyltransferase: MPSTTTDALTPITVRRVDYGDARQARALVELLDSYAKDVAGGGAPLSAEVLRGLPEALRRRPQAFSVIAWAADAAAPHGEVPVGLVNCLEGFSTFACRPLVNVHDVVVAPGWRGHRVAQRMLQSVEALARERGACKLTLEVLSGNRSALRAYEREGFAAYTLDPSMGQAQFLQKMLDGAGPVPPAVL; the protein is encoded by the coding sequence ATGCCTTCCACCACCACCGATGCTCTCACTCCCATCACCGTCCGGCGCGTGGACTATGGCGATGCCCGCCAAGCCCGGGCGTTGGTCGAACTGCTCGACAGCTATGCGAAGGACGTGGCGGGGGGAGGCGCGCCGCTCAGCGCCGAGGTCCTGCGCGGCCTGCCCGAAGCCTTGCGGCGCAGGCCCCAGGCTTTCAGCGTGATCGCATGGGCGGCCGACGCCGCGGCGCCGCACGGCGAGGTGCCCGTGGGGCTGGTCAATTGCCTGGAGGGTTTTTCGACCTTTGCCTGCCGGCCCCTGGTCAACGTGCATGACGTGGTGGTGGCCCCCGGCTGGCGCGGCCACCGCGTTGCCCAGCGCATGCTGCAGTCGGTGGAGGCGCTGGCGCGCGAGCGGGGTGCCTGCAAGCTCACGCTGGAAGTGCTTTCGGGCAACCGCAGCGCCCTGCGCGCGTACGAACGGGAAGGCTTCGCCGCCTACACGCTGGACCCCAGCATGGGACAGGCGCAG
- the folP gene encoding dihydropteroate synthase, whose protein sequence is MLWQTSRFSIDLSEPRVMGIVNATPDSFSDGGRHGSTAGALRHCEQLLKDGAHILDIGGESTRPGSPAVPLDEELTRVMPLVRDAVSLGAPVSVDTYKPEVMRAVLDLGADIVNDIWALRQPGAAQVVASHPQCGVCLMHMHRDPQTMQAAPMQGDVVRQVLLFLQQSALDLQALGVKNTRIVLDPGIGFGKTPEQNFALLAHQPALLRAGYPLLAGWSRKSSLGAATGLAVEQRMVPSVAAAVLAVERGASVVRVHDVRETVSALAVWSAMQRER, encoded by the coding sequence ATGCTCTGGCAGACCTCCCGCTTTTCGATCGATCTTTCCGAGCCCCGCGTCATGGGGATCGTCAACGCCACGCCGGATTCGTTTTCCGATGGCGGACGCCATGGCTCCACGGCGGGGGCCCTGCGGCATTGTGAGCAGCTGCTCAAGGACGGGGCGCACATCCTGGATATCGGGGGTGAGTCCACGCGGCCCGGCAGCCCCGCGGTGCCCCTGGACGAAGAACTCACGCGCGTGATGCCCCTGGTGCGGGACGCGGTGTCCCTGGGCGCCCCGGTCTCCGTCGATACCTACAAGCCCGAGGTCATGCGCGCGGTGCTGGACCTTGGCGCCGACATCGTCAACGACATCTGGGCGCTGCGCCAGCCAGGCGCGGCGCAGGTTGTGGCATCGCACCCGCAGTGCGGCGTGTGCCTGATGCACATGCACCGTGACCCCCAGACCATGCAAGCGGCCCCCATGCAGGGGGATGTGGTCCGGCAGGTGCTATTGTTCTTGCAGCAGTCAGCGCTTGATCTGCAAGCGCTGGGGGTCAAGAATACCCGGATCGTGCTGGACCCTGGCATTGGATTCGGCAAGACGCCGGAGCAGAATTTTGCGCTGCTGGCCCATCAGCCTGCATTGTTGCGCGCGGGCTACCCCCTCCTGGCGGGCTGGTCGCGCAAGTCGTCCCTGGGGGCCGCGACGGGGCTGGCGGTGGAGCAGCGCATGGTTCCGAGCGTGGCCGCGGCCGTGCTGGCCGTGGAGCGCGGGGCTTCCGTGGTGCGCGTGCACGATGTGCGAGAAACCGTGTCGGCGCTGGCGGTGTGGAGCGCCATGCAGCGAGAGCGTTGA
- a CDS encoding YhbY family RNA-binding protein, whose product MPQIQLTPAERREQRANAHHLDPVVLIGGDGLTPAVKKEIDAALNAHGLIKVRVFNDDRAARELMYQQITADLNAAPIQHIGKLLVLWRPQPVKERVVDEDRMPGPRDVKVLKFSKRGGQRPEIKQLRVLGNQRLTSGGQIKRAKPKQKSIKKRQAD is encoded by the coding sequence ATGCCTCAAATTCAACTGACTCCCGCCGAGCGCCGGGAACAACGCGCCAATGCCCACCACCTGGACCCCGTCGTCCTGATTGGCGGCGATGGCCTGACCCCCGCCGTCAAGAAGGAGATCGACGCCGCCCTGAATGCCCACGGGCTGATCAAGGTGCGTGTTTTCAATGACGACCGCGCGGCCCGCGAGCTGATGTACCAGCAGATCACGGCCGACCTCAACGCCGCCCCCATCCAGCACATCGGCAAACTGCTGGTGCTCTGGCGCCCTCAGCCCGTCAAGGAGCGCGTGGTCGATGAAGACCGGATGCCGGGCCCGCGCGACGTCAAGGTGCTGAAGTTCAGCAAGCGCGGCGGCCAGCGTCCCGAAATCAAGCAGCTGCGCGTGCTGGGCAACCAGCGCCTGACCTCGGGCGGCCAGATCAAGCGCGCCAAACCCAAGCAAAAGTCGATCAAGAAGCGCCAGGCAGACTGA
- a CDS encoding DUF4149 domain-containing protein, giving the protein MLHRLPALVAALWWGSLTTIGFLVVPMLFAHLPSPTVAGNMAARLFAAQTWVAVACCLVLLLVSRPRQAVAQHPWAQAAMVFILGGMLLALLTQFGVAPRIVARQDLRVWHSVGTVMYALQWCCALAVLWQTLRHDPQAPAGGGSAGA; this is encoded by the coding sequence ATGCTCCATCGCCTTCCTGCCCTGGTGGCCGCCCTGTGGTGGGGAAGCCTGACCACCATCGGCTTTCTGGTCGTGCCCATGCTGTTTGCCCACCTCCCGTCGCCGACGGTGGCGGGCAACATGGCGGCCAGGCTGTTTGCGGCACAGACCTGGGTGGCGGTGGCCTGCTGCCTGGTGCTGCTGCTGGTCTCCAGGCCCAGGCAGGCTGTAGCGCAGCACCCATGGGCGCAAGCTGCTATGGTTTTCATACTGGGCGGCATGCTGCTGGCACTGCTCACGCAGTTTGGCGTGGCACCGCGCATCGTGGCGCGGCAGGATCTGCGCGTGTGGCACAGCGTGGGAACAGTGATGTACGCGCTGCAATGGTGCTGTGCGTTGGCCGTGCTGTGGCAAACGCTTCGCCACGACCCTCAGGCGCCCGCCGGGGGCGGCTCCGCCGGAGCCTGA
- the glmM gene encoding phosphoglucosamine mutase produces MTRQYFGTDGIRGTVGQPPITPDFVLRLAHAVGRVLRRAEDRPTVLIGKDTRISGYMLESALESGFNSAGVDVVLLGPLPTPGVAYLTRAQRASLGVVISASHNPYPDNGIKFFSAQGTKLPDAWEQAVEAALAEPPVWADSASLGKARRLDDAAGRYIEFCKSTFPQDLTLKGLKIVVDAAHGAAYQVAPKVFHELGAEVLSIGCSPDGLNINHEVGATHPDALVRAVRANRADYGIALDGDADRLQIVDATGRLYNGDELLYLMASDRMGRDEHVPGVVGTLMTNMAVEVALQARGVKFVRAKVGDRYVLEELARHQWVLGGEGSGHLLALDRHTTGDGLVSALQVLQASVRSGRTLAQLLADITLYPQVLLNVRLAPGQDWKSNRRLEETTRAVEQELGATGRVLIRASGTEPLLRVMVEARDAQQASACAQKLADAARAG; encoded by the coding sequence ATGACGCGCCAATACTTTGGAACCGACGGTATCCGTGGCACCGTCGGGCAACCTCCGATCACCCCGGATTTCGTCTTGCGCCTGGCCCATGCCGTCGGGCGCGTGCTGCGCAGGGCCGAGGACCGGCCCACGGTGCTGATCGGCAAGGACACCCGCATTTCAGGCTACATGCTGGAGAGTGCGCTGGAGTCGGGTTTCAATTCCGCCGGCGTGGACGTGGTGCTGCTGGGCCCCTTGCCGACCCCGGGTGTCGCGTACCTGACCCGTGCCCAGCGCGCGAGCCTGGGGGTCGTCATCAGTGCCAGCCACAACCCTTACCCCGACAACGGCATCAAGTTCTTCAGCGCCCAGGGCACCAAATTGCCCGACGCCTGGGAGCAGGCGGTCGAAGCCGCCCTGGCAGAGCCCCCGGTGTGGGCCGACTCGGCCAGCCTGGGCAAGGCGCGCCGGCTCGATGACGCCGCGGGCCGCTACATCGAGTTCTGCAAGAGCACGTTCCCGCAGGACCTGACCCTCAAGGGCCTCAAGATCGTGGTGGACGCGGCCCATGGCGCGGCGTACCAGGTGGCGCCCAAGGTCTTTCACGAACTCGGTGCCGAGGTGCTGTCGATTGGCTGCTCGCCCGATGGTCTCAACATCAACCACGAGGTGGGCGCCACCCACCCTGACGCGCTCGTGCGCGCCGTGCGCGCCAACCGCGCCGACTACGGCATCGCGCTTGATGGCGATGCCGACCGGCTGCAGATCGTGGATGCCACCGGGCGGCTGTACAACGGCGACGAGCTTCTGTACCTCATGGCGTCGGACCGCATGGGCCGTGACGAGCATGTGCCCGGCGTCGTCGGCACCCTGATGACCAACATGGCGGTGGAGGTGGCGCTGCAGGCCCGGGGCGTGAAGTTTGTGCGCGCCAAGGTGGGTGACCGTTATGTGCTCGAAGAGCTGGCGCGGCACCAGTGGGTGCTGGGCGGCGAGGGGTCGGGCCACCTGCTCGCGCTGGACCGCCACACCACCGGCGACGGCCTGGTGAGCGCGCTGCAGGTGCTGCAGGCCAGCGTGCGCAGCGGGCGCACGCTGGCGCAACTGCTGGCGGACATCACGCTCTACCCCCAGGTGCTGCTCAATGTGCGCCTGGCGCCCGGGCAGGACTGGAAGTCCAACCGCCGCCTGGAGGAGACCACCCGCGCCGTGGAGCAGGAGCTGGGCGCCACGGGCCGGGTGCTGATCCGCGCGAGCGGCACCGAACCGCTGCTGCGCGTGATGGTCGAGGCGCGCGATGCGCAGCAGGCCAGCGCGTGTGCGCAGAAGCTGGCCGACGCGGCCCGTGCCGGCTGA
- the carB gene encoding carbamoyl-phosphate synthase large subunit: MPKRTDIKSILIIGAGPIIIGQACEFDYSGVQACKALREEGYKVILINSNPATIMTDPATADVTYIEPITWQTVEKIIAKERPDAILPTMGGQTALNCALDLWHNGVLDKYKVELIGATPEAIDKAEDRLKFKDAMTKIGLGSARSGIAHSMDEAWAVQKSVGFPTVIRPSFTLGGTGGGIAYNPEEFETICKRGLEASPTNELLIEESLLGWKEYEMEVVRDKADNCIIICSIENLDPMGVHTGDSITVAPAQTLTDKEYQIMRNASLAVLREIGVDTGGSNVQFSVNPKDGRMIVIEMNPRVSRSSALASKATGFPIAKVAAKLAVGYTLDELKNEITGGATPASFEPSIDYVVTKIPRFAFEKFPTADSRLTTQMKSVGEVMAMGRTFQESFQKALRGLEVGVDGMNEKTQDREVLEKELGEPGPERIWYVGDAFAMGLSVDEVYDLTKIDKWFLVQIEEIVKIELELDQLAVDKGDAALASLDAGTLRSLKKKGFSDRRLAKLLKTTEKAVREARRALNVRPVYKRVDTCAAEFATNTAYMYSTYEDECEAEPTNNKKIMVLGGGPNRIGQGIEFDYCCVHAALAMREDGYETIMVNCNPETVSTDYDTSDRLYFEPLTLEDVLEIVDKEKPTGVIVQYGGQTPLKLALGLEAEGVPIIGTSPDMIDAAEDRERFQKLLHDLGLRQPPNATARTEAEALEKAAALGYPLVVRPSYVLGGRAMEIVHEQRDLERYMREAVKVSNDSPVLLDRFLNDAIECDVDCLRDPEGKTFIGGVMEHIEQAGVHSGDSACSLPPYYLKQATVDELKRQSAAMAEGLNVVGLMNVQFAIQEVDGKDVIYVLEVNPRASRTVPFVSKATGIQLAKVAARCMAGQTLASQGITKEVTPPYFSVKEAVFPFVKFPGVDTILGPEMKSTGEVMGVGKTFGEAFVKSQLGAGTKLPTSGKVFLTVKNNDKPRAVDIARQLVALGFDLVATKGTAAAIAEAGVPVVVVNKVTEGRPHIVDMIKNNEIVMVINTVEERRNAIADSRAIRTSSLLARVTTFTTIFGAEAAVEGMKYLDKLDVYSVQELHAQLVA, from the coding sequence ATGCCAAAACGCACAGACATCAAAAGCATTCTCATCATCGGCGCCGGCCCGATCATCATCGGCCAGGCCTGCGAGTTCGACTACTCCGGCGTGCAGGCCTGCAAGGCCCTGCGCGAGGAAGGCTACAAGGTCATTCTGATCAACAGCAACCCCGCGACGATCATGACCGACCCGGCCACGGCCGACGTGACCTACATCGAGCCCATCACCTGGCAGACGGTCGAGAAGATCATCGCCAAGGAGCGCCCCGACGCCATCCTGCCCACCATGGGCGGCCAGACCGCGCTCAACTGCGCACTGGACCTGTGGCACAACGGCGTGCTCGACAAGTACAAGGTCGAGCTGATCGGCGCCACGCCCGAAGCCATCGACAAGGCCGAGGACCGCCTGAAGTTCAAGGACGCCATGACCAAGATCGGTCTGGGCTCCGCGCGCTCAGGGATCGCCCACAGCATGGACGAAGCCTGGGCCGTCCAGAAGAGCGTGGGCTTCCCCACCGTGATCCGCCCCAGCTTCACGCTCGGCGGCACGGGCGGCGGCATTGCCTACAACCCCGAAGAGTTCGAGACCATCTGCAAGCGCGGCCTGGAAGCCTCGCCCACCAACGAGCTGCTGATCGAGGAGTCGCTGCTCGGCTGGAAGGAGTACGAGATGGAAGTGGTCCGCGACAAGGCGGACAACTGCATCATCATCTGCTCCATCGAGAACCTCGACCCCATGGGCGTGCACACGGGCGACTCCATCACCGTGGCCCCCGCGCAAACGCTGACCGACAAGGAATACCAGATCATGCGCAACGCCAGCCTGGCGGTGCTGCGCGAGATCGGCGTGGACACGGGCGGCTCCAACGTGCAGTTCTCGGTGAACCCGAAGGACGGCCGCATGATCGTCATCGAGATGAACCCCCGCGTGTCGCGTTCGTCCGCGCTGGCATCCAAGGCCACCGGCTTCCCGATCGCCAAGGTCGCCGCCAAGCTGGCCGTGGGCTACACGCTCGACGAGCTCAAGAACGAGATCACCGGCGGCGCCACGCCCGCGTCGTTCGAGCCCTCCATCGACTACGTGGTCACCAAGATCCCGCGTTTCGCGTTCGAGAAGTTCCCCACGGCCGACAGCCGCCTGACCACGCAGATGAAGTCCGTGGGCGAGGTCATGGCCATGGGCCGCACCTTCCAGGAGTCCTTCCAGAAGGCCCTGCGCGGCCTGGAAGTGGGCGTGGACGGCATGAACGAGAAGACCCAGGACCGTGAGGTGCTCGAAAAGGAGCTGGGCGAGCCCGGCCCCGAGCGCATCTGGTACGTGGGCGATGCGTTCGCCATGGGCCTCTCCGTGGACGAGGTGTACGACCTCACCAAGATCGACAAGTGGTTCCTGGTGCAGATCGAAGAGATCGTGAAGATCGAACTGGAGCTGGACCAGCTGGCCGTGGACAAGGGCGATGCGGCACTGGCCAGCCTGGATGCCGGCACGCTGCGCTCGCTCAAGAAGAAGGGCTTCTCGGACCGCCGCCTGGCCAAGCTGCTCAAGACGACGGAAAAAGCCGTGCGCGAAGCCCGCCGCGCGCTGAACGTGCGCCCGGTGTACAAGCGCGTGGACACCTGCGCCGCCGAATTCGCGACCAACACCGCCTACATGTACTCGACCTACGAGGACGAGTGCGAGGCCGAGCCGACCAACAACAAGAAAATCATGGTGCTCGGGGGCGGCCCCAACCGCATCGGCCAGGGCATCGAGTTCGACTACTGCTGCGTGCACGCCGCGCTGGCCATGCGCGAGGACGGCTACGAGACCATCATGGTCAACTGCAACCCCGAAACCGTGTCCACGGACTACGACACCTCGGACCGCCTGTACTTCGAGCCCCTCACGCTCGAAGACGTGCTCGAAATCGTGGACAAGGAAAAGCCCACTGGCGTGATCGTGCAGTACGGCGGCCAGACGCCGCTCAAGCTGGCGCTGGGCCTCGAAGCCGAGGGCGTGCCGATCATCGGCACCAGCCCCGACATGATCGATGCCGCCGAGGACCGCGAGCGCTTCCAGAAGCTGCTGCACGACCTGGGGCTGCGCCAGCCCCCCAATGCCACGGCCCGCACCGAGGCCGAGGCGCTGGAAAAGGCCGCCGCCCTGGGGTACCCGCTGGTGGTGCGCCCCAGCTATGTGCTGGGCGGCCGTGCGATGGAAATCGTGCACGAGCAGCGCGACCTGGAGCGCTACATGCGCGAGGCCGTGAAGGTGAGCAACGACTCGCCCGTGCTGCTGGACCGCTTCCTGAACGATGCCATCGAGTGCGACGTGGACTGCCTGCGCGATCCCGAGGGCAAGACCTTCATCGGTGGCGTGATGGAGCACATCGAACAAGCCGGTGTGCACTCGGGCGACTCCGCCTGTTCGCTGCCGCCGTACTACCTCAAGCAGGCCACGGTCGATGAACTCAAGCGCCAGTCCGCGGCCATGGCCGAAGGCCTGAACGTGGTGGGCCTGATGAACGTGCAGTTCGCCATCCAGGAAGTGGACGGCAAGGACGTGATCTACGTGCTGGAAGTGAACCCCCGTGCCTCGCGCACCGTGCCGTTCGTCTCCAAGGCCACGGGCATCCAGCTGGCCAAGGTGGCCGCGCGCTGCATGGCCGGCCAGACGCTGGCCTCGCAGGGCATCACCAAGGAGGTGACGCCGCCCTACTTCAGCGTGAAGGAGGCCGTGTTCCCGTTCGTCAAGTTCCCTGGCGTGGACACCATCCTCGGCCCCGAGATGAAGTCCACCGGCGAGGTGATGGGCGTGGGCAAGACCTTCGGCGAAGCCTTCGTGAAGAGCCAGTTGGGCGCGGGCACCAAGCTGCCGACGTCGGGCAAGGTGTTCCTCACGGTGAAGAACAATGACAAGCCCCGCGCGGTGGACATTGCCCGCCAGCTGGTGGCGCTGGGCTTTGACCTGGTGGCGACCAAAGGCACCGCTGCAGCCATTGCCGAGGCGGGCGTCCCGGTGGTGGTGGTCAACAAGGTCACGGAAGGCCGTCCGCACATCGTGGACATGATCAAGAACAACGAGATCGTCATGGTCATCAACACGGTGGAAGAGCGCCGCAACGCGATTGCAGACTCGCGCGCGATTCGCACCTCGTCGCTGCTGGCCCGCGTGACCACCTTCACGACCATCTTTGGCGCCGAGGCAGCCGTGGAGGGCATGAAGTACCTGGACAAGCTCGACGTGTACTCGGTGCAGGAGCTGCACGCCCAGCTGGTGGCCTGA